CGCGCGGTCGCGCCGATCGGCGTCGCAACCGGCGAGCACGGCATGAACCGGGTGCTGTTCAAGCAGATGTTCCAGGCGGAGGCGATCGACTTCTGCCAGCTGGATTCGGCGCGGCTCGCCAGCATCAACGAGATCCTCGCCGTCTATCTCCTTGCGAAGAAGTTCGGTGTCCCTGTCTGCCCGCACGCCGGGGGAGTCGGTCTGTGCGAGCTTGTGCAGCACCTGTCGATCTTCGACTACGTCGCCGTCTCGGGCTCGCTCGAGAATCGCGTGACCGAGTTCGTCGACCACCTGCACGAGCACTTCGTCGACCCCTGCATCGTCGAGAACGGCGCCTACCGCGTGCCAACCGCACCCGGCTACTCGGCGGAGATGTTCGAGGAGTCGCTGCGCGAGTACGCCTTCCCCGGTGGCGCGTACTGGACCGGCGCCTCGCTGGTCCAGGCCCGCATCGCCTGACGTCGACGACGAGAGGATGAACCCGGTGACATCGGTCGTCGACGCGCACGCCCACCTCTGGGATCGCAGCCGATTCACGTATGACTGGCTGGACGACGAGCCGGAGCTGCCCGCAGTGTTCCTCCCGGAGCACCTGCGGGCGGCCGGGGCCGACATCGACGGCTTCATCTTCGTGCAGGCCGACTGTCTTGAGAAGGAGGGGTGGGCGGAAGCGAGCTGGATCCAATCACTGAAGCCTTCCACGCCGGAACTCAGCGGGATCGTCGCCTTCGCCCCCCTCGAGAAGCCTTACGCAGACTTCGCATTGGGCGTGCTGGAGAGCATCCCCCTCGTAGTGGGCGTCCGTCGCCTACTCCAGGGCGAGAGAGTCGAGTTCTTCGAACTCGACTCTCTCGGCGCCGGGCTCGACGCTGTCGCACGCCGTGGATGGACCTTCGACGCGTGCGTCCGTTGGCACCAGCTGGGGGCGCTCGCGAATCTCGCGTCGCGGCACGAGGATCTCCCGATCGTCGTCGATCATCTCGGGAAGCCGCCGCTCGCGGGCGGCCCGGAAGAGTTCGAAGCCTGGCGGACGGCGCTGGCTGCGGTGGCTGCGCTTCCGAACACGACGGTCAAGCTCTCCGGGCTCCCAGCCGAGGCGG
This genomic interval from Microbacterium sp. 4R-513 contains the following:
- a CDS encoding amidohydrolase family protein — protein: MTSVVDAHAHLWDRSRFTYDWLDDEPELPAVFLPEHLRAAGADIDGFIFVQADCLEKEGWAEASWIQSLKPSTPELSGIVAFAPLEKPYADFALGVLESIPLVVGVRRLLQGERVEFFELDSLGAGLDAVARRGWTFDACVRWHQLGALANLASRHEDLPIVVDHLGKPPLAGGPEEFEAWRTALAAVAALPNTTVKLSGLPAEAAPGAGLDLYRDWLVAVLELFGPERAMVGTDWPVSSATNLNRADWFELVRDATGVTAGEWTQLAALTAERVYRLPRAG